From a single Ornithodoros turicata isolate Travis chromosome 8, ASM3712646v1, whole genome shotgun sequence genomic region:
- the LOC135366684 gene encoding actinia tenebrosa protease inhibitors-like yields the protein MRVLQLSLLTLLFQTMYVSASAEDYDDSDDYKTNSMEEIDRWCSMEVDLGKECRTPNATRRYYHDNATHTCKQFHYKGCNGNENNFESELDCKRTCRYVDEEVPSKEDTGEEVVIPTVCTRRPANSHRVNSHRSATKPKKRYFYNATASTCEAVKCPGSAQNYFKTKEECERRCIDTPKTICGLKMKTGVCRGYFTKWYFNGETDKCETFVYGGCDGNDNNFESKDACKKECIKKIKRKCGKN from the exons ATGCGCGTCTTACAGTTATCGTTGCTAACTTTGCtcttccagaccatgtacg TGTCTGCCAGCGCTGAAGATTACGACGATTCCGACGACTACAAGACTAACTCCATGGAGGAAATCGACAGATGGTGTAGCATGGAAGTAGATTTAGGGAAAGAATGCAGAACTCCGAACGCAACGAGGCGCTACTACCACGACAACGCCACTCACACGTGCAAACAGTTTCACTATAAAGGCTGCAACGGGAACGAAAACAACTTCGAAAGTGAACTCGATTGCAAGAGAACCTGTCGATATGTTG ACGAAGAAGTCCCAAGTAAAGAAGACACAGGTGAAGAAGTTGTCATTCCGACAGTGTGCACGCGGAGACCTGCCAACTCCCACCGTGTAAATTCTCATAGATCTGCCACCAAACCGAAAAAGCGATATTTCTACAACGCTACTGCATCTACATGCGAAGCGGTTAAATGCCCAGGGTCGGCGCAAAACTACTTCAAAACGAAAGAGGAGTGTGAACGAAGATGTATTG ATACACCGAAAACAATATGTGGCCTCAAAATGAAAACAGGTGTATGCAGAGGCTACTTTACAAAGTGGTACTTCAACGGAGAAACAGATAAATGCGAAACTTTCGTATACGGCGGCTGTGACGGCAACGACAATAACTTCGAAAGTAAAGATGCTTGCAAGAAAGAGTGCATCAAAAAAATTAAAAGGAAGTGCGGCAAAAACTAG